The Methylomarinum sp. Ch1-1 genome contains the following window.
GGCGATTTCAACACCTGTGGTAGACCCGCCGTCACCAACACCACCCGATCGCAGATGCGAGCGATATCCTGATGCAGGCGCCCAGCCTCGTCGACAAAGCGACGGGTGTTTTTTTGCATCGGCACCACACCGTGGCCGACCTCATTGCTGACCATGATGATGCGTCCGGAGGTTCGTTGCAACACTGACAATAACGCGCTCTTTTCCTGTTGAAATCGCTCAAATTGCAAGCCCCCTCGCCGATCGAACAAAACATTACTGAGCCATAAGGTCAAACAGTCTATCAACAGGCAACTGTCGTCGGTCGTATAAAGCTTAATCGTATCCGCCAACCGGATCGGCTCTTCCACCGTCAACCAGTGCTCCGGCCTGTCCGCCCGGTGGCGGGCGATGCGGCTTTGCATTTCATCGTCGCCGACTTCGGCGGTGGCAACATAGATCACCGCTTTATCCTCGGCCAGCGCCTGTCGTTCGGCATAACGGCTCTTACCGGAACGGGCGCCTCCCAACACCAACTCAATCATCTCTCAAGCGCACCGCCAGTACATCGCATTTCGCGTAATGCAAGACCCCGTTGGCCGTCGATCCCAACAACAGCGCCAAACCATGGCGACCGTGCGAACCGACGACGATCAGATCCACCTCTTTTTCCTCGGCAACCCTGACGATTTCCAGCTTGGGACTGCCGATTTCCAACCATTGCCTCT
Protein-coding sequences here:
- the cobU gene encoding bifunctional adenosylcobinamide kinase/adenosylcobinamide-phosphate guanylyltransferase, which codes for MIELVLGGARSGKSRYAERQALAEDKAVIYVATAEVGDDEMQSRIARHRADRPEHWLTVEEPIRLADTIKLYTTDDSCLLIDCLTLWLSNVLFDRRGGLQFERFQQEKSALLSVLQRTSGRIIMVSNEVGHGVVPMQKNTRRFVDEAGRLHQDIARICDRVVLVTAGLPQVLKSP